The genome window CCACTCTTTCACCATATAGGCATAACGTTCCAGTTTATCATCGGAATAAGCAGAGGAGTACATTTTCTCGTCGCCGTGCAGGCGTAGGTAGGCAATGTTGGTAGTTGTTACCTCAGTACCCGGAAAGCGTTTGCCTGCGCTGGCAATTACAGTGGTAATGTCATAGTCTCGCAGCAGGTCCAGCGACTCATCAGTAAACCACGATACATGGCGGGCTTCCAAAGCAAAAGCCTGATCCGGGTATTTATCGCGGAGCAACCTGTAAAACGATTCTGCTGTTGGCCTATGGAAACGGAAGCTGCCCGCGATCTGCACCAGTACCGGGCCAAGGCGATCACCCATTAAACTATAGCTGGCCATAAATTTGTCCAGCGGGGCCTCAGCATCTGTAAACTTGCGTTTATGGGTTATTTCCTGGTTTAACTTTGGTGCAAATTTGAAGTAGGACGGAGTAGTAGCCAGCCATTTCTCCACAGTTTTAGCCATCGTGAAATGATAAAAGCTGCTGTTTATCTCGGTTGAATTGAAATGGGTAGCATAGTAGGATAGCCGTTCCGCGGATTTCAGCTCTGGAGGGTATAGTACTTCCAGCCAGCGATAGCTCCATCCCGATGTGCCCATGTATAAGTTTGGTATATGTTCCATAGTATAGCGCAAGGTGTTGCAGCTACCTACGTTTGGAAAACCGGGCAGTTAAAAGTATAGCTTACTTAATTTAATGAGAAGCAAACGTTAGAATATGTATGTGATTTTAATTCAGTTGTTTAGGCTTGCTGTTGAGATGTTTTTACTATCTGGGTTTGCATTATTAAAAGCTTGGGCCTTACCTTTGCAGCATCTTTATCAAGATTTATAAAGAAGAGGGGAGAGAGCAGGCTCCGCGAACCTCTAGCAACCAGCAAAACAAATTGAAATGGTGCTAACTCCTGCCCAGTTTTGGGATATATAAATTAGTAGCATGTTAGCAAAATCAACAAAAACAGCCTTTTATTTACCAGCATCATTCTTTAAAGTAGCACCTGCCACTTCATGTTGCTGCTGTTGCTGTTGCTGTTAATCCATATCTTTTTCTTGCTTAAGCTGCACATACCAAACCGGTAGCAGCTGCACTTTATACTTTCAATTCATTTTAATTTTTATTTCCAGGCCTGTTGTTACCGGAGTTACTCTGGGCAGCTAAAGGTATTATTTCTTCAGTTTTTATGGATCAGATCAAAAAGACAGGTGGAACAGCTCTCGTTCCATTTTTGGTGTTTGTTGTATTATTTCTTGGCGCCGGTTTAGCGTTAGACGACTTTTATGCTTTGCCTTCGCCGGTGGCGGTAGTGTGCGGTATTATCGCTGCATTTATACTTTTAAAAGGAAGTATAAATGCTAAAGTTGATGCCTTTATAAAAGGATGCGGCGATTCACAGATCATCACAATGTGTGTAATTTATTTGTTAGCCGGTGCATTTGCAGCTGTTTCTGAAGCAATAGGTGGCGTAGATGCCACAGTAAATCTCGGGTTAACTTACATTCCGGTGCAGTACCTTGCCTTAGGTGTGTTTTTACTGGCTTCTTTTTTATCTACTGCTACCGGTACGTCGGTTGGGGCTATAGTGGCCTTAGGGCCTATAGTTGTGGGGCTGGCCGAACAAAGTGGCTCTCCGCTACCAATTATGTTAGGTGCTTTGCTGGGCGGAGCCATGTTTGGTGATAACCTTTCTTTTATCTCAGATACCACCATTGCTGCTACCCAGACCCAGGATTGCGACATGAAAGATAAATTCAGGGTGAACCTGCTGATTGCCGGGCCTGCCGCTTTTGTAACAATTGGTCTTTTACTTTTTGCAGGATTACAGACTACTGCTGCGCAGGAGGTATTGCCTGTAGCAAAGGAAATTGATTTTCTGAAAATAGCACCTTATTTACTTGTGCTGTTCCTGGCAGTATATGGCATAAATGTATTTGTGGTATTGGTGTTAGGTATACTTGCTTCAGGTGTAGTAGGTATAGCCGGCGGTGATCTGGATGTGTTGCTGTTCAGTAAGAAAGTTTATGAAGGCTTTACCAGCATGACCGAAATATTTCTGCTTTCGATGCTTACAGGTGGACTGGCAGAAATGGTAAGACAGGCTGGGGGTATTCAGTTTCTATTGAACAACGCCAACAAGATGATTAATGGCTATCGCTCTGCACAACTGGGAATAGGTCTGTTAGTGAGCGGCGTGAACAGTGCTATTGCTAACAACACAGTATCCATAGTTGTAACCGGGCCGGTTGCAAAAGAGATCAGCCAGCGGTATGCTATCAAAAGACTGAAAACAGCTGCTATCATTGATATCTTTGCCTGCATTGTGCAGGGATTGCTTCCTTACGGCGCACAAATACTGATCATGCTTAATTTTACTGGTGGTAAGGTTCAATTTCTGGATGTGCTGCCTTATGCGTGGTATCTGTACCTGTTGCTTTTATTTACTTTGCTGGCCATTTATACCCCTTTTGTAGACAGGTTCTTACTTAAAAAAGAGGTTAATAAATTACAGGCAAGGGAAACTGTTGCTAATTAGACGTGAGTCGAGAACAACCTTGTTAATAAAAAAGAGCCGCTTAACTACGTGTTAAGCGGCTCTTTTTAGTCTGTAGCTATCAGCTGATTAACGTACCTGAAACAACCACTCCAAGGCTTCTTCTGTAGTTGTGAAAACTTCCAGCTGTGTGTTTCTTTCAAATGGCAATTGCTCCAGCATCGCATAAATTCGTGTCGAATCCATCAATGAAAGACTTTCCAGGGTACTCAGGCGTGCAAACTTTTTAAGCGCAACCTTAGGCAGTAGTGGTGCTACATGCTCCAATATCCAGTTCTGGTCCGCGAACTCAATGTAATGTATAGCCCGTGAATCACTTAACCAGTACTCATATTTGTTTTCAACGGTAAGCTCTGCTGCCTTCAAAAAGCTTTTTCGAAACTCTTCGCTCTTAGGGTGCTGTGTCCATTTTACAAAAATATACTTTGCACGATCATCAGCTTCAATCTTTACATATTCGTCCTGGTATATAGTGCATAGTTGCAAGGCAACAGCATTATAGGTTTCTCCTTCTTGCATATTATTTTTTATTACTCATTATCTGTTGTAAGTAGCCAGCCTGTTGCTTCTGCCTCCGATAAAAAAAGCTGAGACGAAAAAGCCAGGTTTGCTTTCTTCATCCGGGCATCTATCGCCTCGCTGGTCATTTGTTGTATGGCATCTGCCGAGTTTATGATAGCCAGTTTCTGAAGGTTACTTTTGGATAATACAGCCACCGAGTTTGAAACAAACCACGTTTGGTCTGCCAAAGTTAATATTCCTCTGCGATGGTTGTTTATCAGCAACAACTCTATCTTGTTTTCCAGCAGGGCACGAACTGCTTTTAAAATTCCATACCTGTATTCTCTGCTCGACGCAATTCTCAGCCACCTGAGCACTAACAACTTTTTATTCAGATCAATTACAATCTCCATAAAGTCTGTGCGGCAAACGGTTGTGTTTGTAGCTTCTTCTTTGGCCTCATCCTGCACCTCCGCAGTAGCAGTTACTTCAGATGCCGCTAAACTACGTAGTATTTTATGGTTGCAATCCACAGGAATCCAGATGCTGTCTCTGGAGCAGATGTTTTCTGACTGTTGAGGAAGGAGCCATTTCTTCCCTTCTTCGGTACTATAAAAAACCTTCACTTGGTAAGGCAATTTTATACCTTCCTCTTCAATAGATTTATGTACCCGGAACTGTTGTTCATCTCCTGAAAGTACTCTGGCACTTCGTACTAAGGTAGTATTCAAAAGTGCTTTCTGTAAAAAGTCAGATGTGCTTTTCTGATCAACTAGAGTCGGGTTACCAAACTTAGTAAAATCGATCAGAATGTACTTTATTTTTAGTAGTGCAATACAAATACCTACAAACCGAATATGATGTCGGTATTCCAGACTGCTTACTGGTTGTTGCCATGCCGCCTCAAGGTATTTAAGAGAAGGGCAATAGCTTATTTTAAGAGCATCTGCATCTGTGCCGCATGCTGTTTTGTTGTTTTCTTTTACATAGCACAATTTGCCCATTGATTGATTTACCGGGGTTTCATTTCTGGTTACTTTTCCTGAATAAGATGTTGGATACTGCATTACAAAATACTCCTGCTTCCAGACATTCCGAAAGCTAAAATTAAATGGTTTTACTATCTATAAATCAATTAATTAACCGGATACGGTCTTATTAACTAACTATAAACGCTACAGGTTCAATTGTTTTATTTGTTCTTGCAATAGTTATATAGGTGGTAAGTTCTGAAAACTATAAATTAACAGTAAGTGCATGCAGAAACCATACATTATACTTCATAAAGCCATTATGTTTCTCATCAAACTCCTGAAATTCGGAGAAGCAAAATCTGAAATTCTATGAATTGTTAAAAAGCAAAAAGTCAGTCAATTGGAAGCCTGGTTTTAGAATGATCAACTGTTTCTTAAAACTGTTCTTGGAGAGAAGAAAAGTTGTCTATTATTTTTGTAAAATGGTTCAACGCGGGGCTAAAATAATTTCTAAAACGATATAGGCTGGCACTATTTTTAGCAATAGCATGTTAAGAGGCTTCTATGCTTCTATTTTATACCAGTTTTTTTGAACTGTAATTCCTTTAAACAGGAATGCCTAAACTAACTCTAAAGCCACCCGCCTATGAAGGATCTTCAAAAATCTCTCTCTACAACAGGTGATGTCAGCAAAAGGAACAATATACCTTCTGTTGAACTACAAGAAATGATTGGAGTATTGCTCCCCTTTAAGAAGACCTTCGAAGCACAATCAGGTCTGAGCCTTTTACTTTCCCCGGACCTGACCATACTGGCTATTACAGATTCTTTACTCAAAGAAATTTACAGATCGCGCAGGGAAATAGTAGGTGGCTATTTGTTCGATGTTTTCCCCGATAACCCTGATGCACCGCAAGCTTCTGCTACAAGCAACATGAAAGCTTCTATGGAAAAGGTGCTGGCAACGGGTTTACCACATAAAATAGATTTTCAGCAATACGACATTCGTGATCCTGAAAACCCGGCTTCGTTTATAGAGCGTTACTGGAGTACAATTACTATTCCTATTCTAAATGATGATGGAAGTACAGCCTATATTCTGCACGAAACGGTTAATATCACAGAAGAAGTAAAGGCTAAGCAACAGCTACAAGAGAGTAAGGAAAGAGAACAGACTGCAGTTGCCCATGCAGAACAGCAACGGTTACGCCTGAAACGCCTGTTCGACCATGCACCGGCTGGGCTCGCTATAGTTGAGGGGCCCGACCTTGTCTTCAAAGAAGTCAATGACACATATCAGCAGCTGTTTCCGGGGCGGGAGTTTCTGGGGCTCCCGTTAACCGAAGCGCTTCCGGAATTACTTCACCATCCTGCAGGCGATGCTGTCAGGAAAGTATACGAAACAGGTGAAACATATGAAGGGAAAGAAGTGCTTATCCCAATGGTCCGATACAAGGACCAACCGGAGGACTTATACTGGAACTTCATAAACCAGGCCATTTACGACCCACAGGGTAACATTAGTGGTATTTTACTTTTTGCACTGGATGTAACAGAATTTGTAGAGGCGCGCCGGCAGGTAGAGAAAGGCTCAGAGGCGGTACAGGCTCTGAACCAAGAGTTGGAAGAACGGGTAAAACAGCGTACAAAAGAATTGCAACATGCTGAAGCCGAAGCCGACAGGCAAAGTAAACGCCTGAAAGATTTGTTTATGCATGCGCCTGCTGCCATTTGTATTTTAGACGGACCTGAACTGGTTTACGAACTGGTAAATCCGGTTTATGAGCAGCTATTTCCCGGGCGTACTCTTTTAGGAAAACCGATTCTGGAAGTATTGCCGGAAATAAAAGACAACCCCGTTTATAAACATTTCAGGGAAGTATACGAAACAGGAAAAACACATGAAGAGTCAGAGCTTCTGATTCCGTTCATCCGCCCGGAAGATGGTGCACTCGAGAACAGGTATTTCAGGTTTATACAGCAGGCACGCTGTAATGAGCAGGAGCAGATAGACGGGATTATTGTTTTTGCACTGGAGGTAACAGAACAGGTAGCAGCACGCAAAGCTGTAGAAACAAGTGAGCAGCAATTAAGGCTGGTTACAAATGCGCTACCTGTACTTATAGGCTACCTGGATAAGGAAGAGAAATACAGGTTTGCCAACAAAGCTTATGAACACTGGTTCCCGCTGAAATCTGAAGACCTGATAGGCAGGTACCTTCGTGATATAATTGGAGAAGAGGCTTATAGAAATGTAAAAGAATATATTGAACAGGGATTTGCTGGCCAAGCCGTTAGTTTTGAGGCCCGAATGCCTTACCGGGCAGATTTTGTAAAGCATATTCAAACCAATTACGTTCCTGATCTGAAAGATGGAGTGGTGCAGGGGTTTTATACATTGGTAACTGATGTTACAGATCAGGTACTTATCAGGGAAGCACTGGAAGAAAGCGAGCAAAAAGCTAACATAATAGCTGAGAAACTAGCTATTGCAAACCAGAGTCTTAAAATAGCAAACAAAGAGTTAGGCAACTATAACACTGAACTGGAACAGCGGGTAGCAGAACGTACTGCTGCACTTCTGGAAACTAACAGGTTGCTGAAAGATCAGATAGAAGAGAACAAGCGTGCTGAAGATTCGCTGTCGAAATCGCACAGGCAGTTGCAGGCTCTTACCAAACACCTGCAGGAGATGCGCGAAGAAGAGCGTAAGTATATTGCCCGCGAACTGCACGATGAACTGGGACAATCTTTTACTGCACTTAAAATAGATGTAGCACTGCTTTTGAAAAAACTAAAAGGTGGTAAAATAGATCAGGCATTCCTGTCTAAAGAGCTGCAATCTATGATGAAAACGATTAACGGTGCGATTACTTCGGTGCGGGAGATAGTAGCAACTCTTCGGCCTGCCGTGTTGGATAACTTCGGATTATTATCGGAGATAGAGTCGCAGGCACAGGATTTTCAGAAGCGCACTTCTGTTGCTGTAGATGTTATTACTGACCTGGAATATATCCCATTAGAGCAGGAAACATCTATCGAAGTATTCCGGATCATACAGGAATCAATGACAAACATTGCACGTCATGCAGCGGCTACTTTTGCAACTATAACAATAGATGAAACAGCTGAAGGATTTAATTTTACGGTAGCAGATAACGGAAAAGGTATAAAAGCTGAGAACCTATCAGAAATAAGAACGTTTGGGCTACTCGGTATGCAGGAAAGAGCAGAACGTATCGGTGCTACACTGGCAATTGATACTAAGCCTTACTCTGGCACCCGGATTACTTTAGAGGTACCATCTACAGTAACACCACAGTAAAACAAATTAGAAATTATTACCTGAGAGAGATGATAAAATTATTGATTGCAGACGACTTTGTGCTGATCAGGGAAGGACTTAAAAAAGTGCTTAAAAATGAGCAGGGCATTACCGTGGTGGCAGAAGCAGAAAGCGGTGCTGAAGTGCTGAACAAGGTGAAAAAAAGCGAGGCCAACTTTGTGGTGCTTGATATAAACATGCCGGTTAAAAGCGGGCTTGATGTACTGCTGGATCTGAAGCGCCTGCACCCGCAGGTACCGGTTCTGATCTTAAGCATGTACCCTGAAAAGACGTATGCGCTACGTTCTCTGAAAGCTGGTGCAGCCGGTTATCTTTCAAAAGAAAGTGCCGCCGACGAATTGGTAACTGCCATACAAAAGATATGGAATGGAGGGAAGTATATTTCGGGTTCGCTGGCAGAGCTGCTTGCCGAAACTGTAGTGAACAAAAACACGCCTGAAGTGGCTCACGAAATACTCTCTGACAGGGAGTTCCAGATACTGTGCAAGATTGGCGAAGGTGAGTCGCTTAAAAGTATAGCAGATAATTTAAGCCTTACTTTAAGTACGGTTAACACCTACCGTAACCGCATTTTTATGAAGATGAGGTTTACCTCCAATACAGATCTTATTCGTTATTGCCTTGCCAACGAACTGGCGTAAAATGCTCTTCTATACCTGAATAAGGTAGATTTTCTAATCTTGAATCACACATTAAATTAAGTTCATGTCGTATTTTTTGCGACATGAACTTAATTTTTTAGTGACAAACCTTTAGTGTTTCCCCTTCTGTTTTGCGGGCCCTGTAAAGAGTAACTTTGTAAATCGTGCTCAGTAACTAGTACGCGATAGTTCAAGCATTCAGTATTTAGCTGTAGTTCACCAGTTGTGAAGTGCAAAGCACCTGCTGGTAATTCAGTTTAAAACTCTTAATACTCAACTCATAGAAAATAACCTGCTGGTACCTGCCAATCAAGCCACTACTATGGAAAAGGAATTCATCAACGAATTTGGCAAAATCTATAGCAAAGTAATTTACCTCCCGAAGCATTATGCAGTGGTGGTAGAATGGTATGGCTATACCACCAGAGCACAGGTAGAGCTGGTTGGTAACTTTATTCAGGAGTGGGGTAAAGGGCATACATTTACTGTATTTGTTAATGATTGCACAAATATTATTTCTGTCTGGGAAGATTCAATTGAGTGGTTCTCTCGTATATGGGTGCAACGAATGAAAGGGAGAGGACTGAAGAAATTTATACATATCGCAAAATCAGGCAGTTTTGGGGAGCAGATCGGAGAACAGCTCTACCAGATACTGAAAGAACAAATGCAATTTTATAGTTACAAAAACAGGGCTGATGCCATGTATTTTGTTGAAAGCAGTAAAACATCTTTAAATAATTAATTATCTTTAAATCGTAGCTACTGCCTGTTTGCCTTCGCGTTTGA of Pontibacter deserti contains these proteins:
- a CDS encoding PAS domain-containing protein; this translates as MKDLQKSLSTTGDVSKRNNIPSVELQEMIGVLLPFKKTFEAQSGLSLLLSPDLTILAITDSLLKEIYRSRREIVGGYLFDVFPDNPDAPQASATSNMKASMEKVLATGLPHKIDFQQYDIRDPENPASFIERYWSTITIPILNDDGSTAYILHETVNITEEVKAKQQLQESKEREQTAVAHAEQQRLRLKRLFDHAPAGLAIVEGPDLVFKEVNDTYQQLFPGREFLGLPLTEALPELLHHPAGDAVRKVYETGETYEGKEVLIPMVRYKDQPEDLYWNFINQAIYDPQGNISGILLFALDVTEFVEARRQVEKGSEAVQALNQELEERVKQRTKELQHAEAEADRQSKRLKDLFMHAPAAICILDGPELVYELVNPVYEQLFPGRTLLGKPILEVLPEIKDNPVYKHFREVYETGKTHEESELLIPFIRPEDGALENRYFRFIQQARCNEQEQIDGIIVFALEVTEQVAARKAVETSEQQLRLVTNALPVLIGYLDKEEKYRFANKAYEHWFPLKSEDLIGRYLRDIIGEEAYRNVKEYIEQGFAGQAVSFEARMPYRADFVKHIQTNYVPDLKDGVVQGFYTLVTDVTDQVLIREALEESEQKANIIAEKLAIANQSLKIANKELGNYNTELEQRVAERTAALLETNRLLKDQIEENKRAEDSLSKSHRQLQALTKHLQEMREEERKYIARELHDELGQSFTALKIDVALLLKKLKGGKIDQAFLSKELQSMMKTINGAITSVREIVATLRPAVLDNFGLLSEIESQAQDFQKRTSVAVDVITDLEYIPLEQETSIEVFRIIQESMTNIARHAAATFATITIDETAEGFNFTVADNGKGIKAENLSEIRTFGLLGMQERAERIGATLAIDTKPYSGTRITLEVPSTVTPQ
- a CDS encoding response regulator, with protein sequence MIKLLIADDFVLIREGLKKVLKNEQGITVVAEAESGAEVLNKVKKSEANFVVLDINMPVKSGLDVLLDLKRLHPQVPVLILSMYPEKTYALRSLKAGAAGYLSKESAADELVTAIQKIWNGGKYISGSLAELLAETVVNKNTPEVAHEILSDREFQILCKIGEGESLKSIADNLSLTLSTVNTYRNRIFMKMRFTSNTDLIRYCLANELA
- a CDS encoding Na+/H+ antiporter NhaC family protein encodes the protein MDQIKKTGGTALVPFLVFVVLFLGAGLALDDFYALPSPVAVVCGIIAAFILLKGSINAKVDAFIKGCGDSQIITMCVIYLLAGAFAAVSEAIGGVDATVNLGLTYIPVQYLALGVFLLASFLSTATGTSVGAIVALGPIVVGLAEQSGSPLPIMLGALLGGAMFGDNLSFISDTTIAATQTQDCDMKDKFRVNLLIAGPAAFVTIGLLLFAGLQTTAAQEVLPVAKEIDFLKIAPYLLVLFLAVYGINVFVVLVLGILASGVVGIAGGDLDVLLFSKKVYEGFTSMTEIFLLSMLTGGLAEMVRQAGGIQFLLNNANKMINGYRSAQLGIGLLVSGVNSAIANNTVSIVVTGPVAKEISQRYAIKRLKTAAIIDIFACIVQGLLPYGAQILIMLNFTGGKVQFLDVLPYAWYLYLLLLFTLLAIYTPFVDRFLLKKEVNKLQARETVAN
- a CDS encoding DUF72 domain-containing protein; this translates as MEHIPNLYMGTSGWSYRWLEVLYPPELKSAERLSYYATHFNSTEINSSFYHFTMAKTVEKWLATTPSYFKFAPKLNQEITHKRKFTDAEAPLDKFMASYSLMGDRLGPVLVQIAGSFRFHRPTAESFYRLLRDKYPDQAFALEARHVSWFTDESLDLLRDYDITTVIASAGKRFPGTEVTTTNIAYLRLHGDEKMYSSAYSDDKLERYAYMVKEWLEDEKQVWVFFNNTILGNAVLDARKLNDMILNL